acatCACTCTTAGGAACGCACTCGTTGCACTTTCAACGTAAAAAATTCCAAgaagatagaacgagagagatcgagagagagaaaaaaaaaggagagaaaaaaaagaagaaaaaaaaagatagaaaaaagaacaaaaataaaaaaaaaattaaaaaaaaaaaaagaagtttcgtACAAAGAACCAGAATACTCACGTTACACTGACATTACTAACATAACTTTATTACAGATACGTCAACATGAAATATATACcgtctaataaaatatcttaacgGCCGCACATCCTCATTCGTCAACCTACATACGTTTTATCGTCAGACGCGTCCTTGACAGACACATCGGGGGAAACGAAAGTCTTATCGATGTGGATATACAACAACGTTTGGTACAATGTTTAACGAATgtaacgatgataaaaaagaacggacgataataaaaaaaaaaaaaaagtgagcgAATTATTAGACGGATGTGAGTCCTTACCTGGCAACTGAGTCGTCGCAGAAGGCGTCGACGTGGTCCGTTGCAAGCGATACTGGGCAGTAGGATTAGGAGCACCAGGATTTGGACCGGGTGGAAATTGGCTGGCGGTAGGAGACGTAGGTGGGGGAAAGGTTTCGGCAGGAAACGGGGATTGCCTTGCTGAGGCTGGAGTTCCAGGCGAAGGCATCGACCTCTGCTGTTGTTGTAGTTGTTGTTGCGCGGTCGGTTGTTGCTGAGATCTCACCTGGTTAACGTTAAATAACCTCGGAGTGGTGCCGTAATTGCCCTACGTCACAAAAACGATAATGCAATTCATCGAGAGAATCTCGATACGTTGACCTCCCTCCCGACCTCACCCAAAGATACTAAAGAAGAGGCTACTCACTTGCGTTACCCGAGGTGACAATGGTTGCGGATGAGAAAACGACAATATGTTCGCAGGAGAATGCGGCGAGAGTctcgctgctgctgctgacACTTGTTGACCgctgttaaaattattattcacaaTGGGActatacaaagagaaagattcgTCAAGTACGACCGATCGAGATCAAATTAAGATCGATTGcgtcggaaaaaagaaaatactcaCTGTTGTGGTAACGTCGATGGGTGAGAGTACGAATGAGCGAGTCGGTGACCGGAAGTGATCTGGACGGATCCCCCGTAACCCGGAGAAACTTGGGAGTCAGGGACGCTCGATCGCTgcgaaaacgaaacgaacggcTCGTTAATCGTCAAATTCGATCTTCTCTACTCTCGATCGTGAAAGGAAATTATCGTAGAGATACCTGTAGAGATACGTTTGGCGCAACggtattatttaatagattatcgatattatgtaTGCCAGTCGTTATTTGGTCCGTCGCTGTTGCGTTCGATGGGATGAGcagttgttgctgctgttgttgctgcagCAATCTTTGCTTCaattgttgctgttgttgctgttgtatCAGTTTACTACGCTGCTGTTGTAACTGCAGCTGCTGTTGTTGCGTAAACTGCGCGGTAGTCTGCCTCACGACCAACTGAGCGTTGAACCTCATCCTCGCTTGTTGTTGATACATCGGAGGTGGTTGGTAACTATGACTCGTCGTCACGGGTGTCGTTACCAACTGGAACCGTAAGGGTTCAATTCGCACCAAGTAAACGACGTGAAAGGTCGACGTTACAAGCATCACGAGGACTTACCGCGGTGGAATAAGCAGGAGGCGTGCCAGGTATGGTTATGGTGGAAGACGTTGGATTTACGGCAGTCTCGCATAACATCAACGACTTCTGGATAGCGTTTATTGccattttttcattcatgGCATTGTTTTGCGGTGCCTCGATAACGTCCAGGAGGTTTGCTATCGCAGACGAATCTATTGAATCAAAATTACAATATCTATAATCGCAATACTTTCGCTGTCACGCTCGACATCTTCGAGGaatgttcttttatattcttttcgtaCGGATATgcttttcgttcttttgtacgcatacacacatatgcgATGCAAAGTACGTAAAGCGTTAACAACAACGTTACTGCCGCGACAGCGAAAGTGTACGGATCGAGCACCTCAAAGTCTGGTTCGTCGGCGTTAAATAAACTCGTCGCGTTAAACGAAATCAACAAGTTTTGCAACAATTACCTGTGATAGCTTCGTCCGGAACAAATTCGATAACTTGATCCAAAATATCGGAGAGATCTGGATCGGACGATTGGTTATCCCAAGTAGTTGGGTCGGTACACGTTTGACGGTATTCTCCGCTATCTCCAAATTCCGAATCCACTTGACCCAATTGTGGCCTTTGTTGCtgtttatcgaatatattagaACGAGTAACGAACGTTTACGCGCGCTTCGACGAAGCTGGacgaatcgtttgaaaaagtaGTTACCTGACTTAGCATGTGACTGAGGTAGGTGTTGGTTGCTTGACGAGGTAGTTGTCTCGATTGGCTTTGGAGAGGAGTACGAGCCGAAGTAGCCGTGGTTGTGATCGCATTGTTCCCACCGACCGTTTGCATGTGGCCACCTGTCCAcggttgctgttgctgttgctgttgttgttgctgttgctgttgttgttgctgttgctgctgctgctgctgctgctgttgctgttgttgctgctgttgttgttgctgctgctgctgttgctgttgctgttgggACTGGTGTTGCTTTAAGCGATCGCTACCACCACCGCCACGTGGAAGTTTATCCTAAAAGTAAAGTAAGGCGTACGTATGTATCCGGTTACGCACTTGTGTAGCCGTTTCCggtctaataatatataagactAAGATATCCCAAGTATTTACTTGCGGCGTTGCCGATATCACAGACGCGGGAATAGGTGGTATGGTTGTTGGTTGAGGCGGTTGTTTTGCCAACAACGAAGCcaacattttgtttttctcccATAGTTTGCTCGTCGCGTTCGTCGAAGCATTGGTACCCGTAGAAGACACCTGGTGCGAACCATCCATCGGCCGTTTAACGGCTATATTGAGATCGCCATCGTCGCCCGGTCTTTTCTGACCCACTTGAGCGGTACTACCGAGCCCGCTGTGATCGCTTCCCGATTGTGACGGTGAAGGGGTACTGTTCCGAAATCCAAGACTCCGCAAAAGAGGATCGTCGTCCCGGGTCTGACACatgcgaagaaaaagagaaaagaaacgacgtaagaagaagagagaacgacacgaagaaaggaaaagacggaaggaaggaaaggttTAGCAAAAGAGTCGAGCCAATTTGAAACCTCCTGTTGTGTCGTCGTTGCGTAAGagacgatatatgtatacctgtTGCTCCTGTAATTTCCTCTCCTCGTCCTGATCCTTCAATAACTGTTGAAGAAGttcgttcctctttttcaATCCGGCCCGGgcctcctcgtcctcgtcgtcatttttctcatttagtAACTTGAAATATAAACATCTTTAGCATAGGatctaacgaagaaaaaggaacggcTTGGCGCGCGCATAAAGATATACTCCAAGATGAGATAagagaaagtataaataaacgCGGAGGATTAAGAATAAGAGGGAATCACCTGCAGAAGCATATTATTTCCAAGAGAAGATTTGGAATGCTCCATGTTCGGTTTTGGCATGTTGCTAGGACTCGTCCTCATTTTGTTGTTATGTTCAGAATGATAATCGTCCTCGTCTTGCTGattcaacaaaattttcaatatcctGTGTTTGTTTTGGTTGTCCGAATCGTTATTCGCATTGTCCTGACTGTCCTCACTAGCACTGGAGCCTTTCGTTAACAAGTTTCTGAGTCTACCGGACTCGGTGGACACGACACTATTTTGAGTTTCGGCGGGCGTGGAGGCATTCGTCCTCGCGGTCGCGTTGTCCATCGTGCCGCTGGTAGGGCATCCgctctttccttcctcgatCCTCTTGGCATTGAGTCCAGGCAGAATGACCGGGGCCGTCGCGGCGGCCGCGATGGCTACGGAAGTGGCGCCGTTTCCATTGACGTTGCTGTTGACGCCGGTGTTGTTGGCAGCCGAGGCAGCGGCCGCGGCCGCGGCCGCGGCAGCGGCGGCCGCAGCCGCGTTGTTGCCGGtcaacgtcgacgacgactGCGATTCCTGTAGCGGACTGAACGGGAAGGAATTACTGAAGGTGTGCGCCGCGTTGACCGAAGACGACGGGCTGAAAGCGCGTAGGGGACTGCAGTGAGACGGCACCGCTGAATTAGAGGAAAACGTTCCTCCTCCCTGGGGACTCGGCGATGTCGGGGCTGGCTGAGAGGGTGGTCGCGAATCTGTTGGCCCGCTTCCTCTCGACTCGGGCCTTTCCGGCCAACCACCGCTACCGTCCAAGTCCCATGTCGAACCGCGGAAGAGCTCGAATTCCAAGTCCATGCTCCCCGAAAAGTGGTTGAACGAATTACTCGTACTTAGTGACGCTAACGAGTTGCAAGAATCGCCGGTACTAAAGGCGATCGAGTTCGACGACGTAGCAACGTGCGTCGTCCCCGTCAATCCACGACCACCACTGATACCACTCACTTGACCGTTCAGATGTGCCACGGACATCAACAGACCACCcacgttattgttattgttaccattattattattactattattcgcACAACGGTTACTAGAATGTCCCGAGCACACTTTGTTGTTGGAAAGCTGACCACCCTCGATAGGCGTTAAGTCATTGTCCCTATCATGGACAAAAACCAAAACACATGTATCTCTGCCAGTTAGCACCATATCTCTTAACGCTAGATcttgtacaattttttttttttatctatgtgCAATGATACGCAGTGTACgagtatatatgcgtgtatatgtctTGTACGAATTTCATCGTCCTTCAGTGAACAGTGTGCGCGCCCTCGGGTCTCTCccataaaaaaaatcgactaGTTTATCGAAGCCAAACTTTTAATCCGTCTGCTCCTCGTTTCCTGGAACAGCCAAGACAGATTGAAAGAGGGAGCAAGACCAACGATACTCCGCACTGTTCATTGAAGCGAAATTTCGACCTAGATCAGAGCCTTTCTGCTTTTTTCGTTGCTTAACGTTGAACACGCGCACACCGTGAAAGTGCGTACGGATATAGAGCGTTCGTAGTTGTGTCTGGGCTGgttgcgtgcgtgcgtgcgtgcgtgcctgtgtgtatgtgtgcgtgtgtgtgcgtgtgtgtgtgtgcgcgcgcgcgcaccaCTTACAGCACCGTATTCTTTAAACGAATTCCAGTCGAACGAGAATAGGATATTACGTATCGATCGGATATCATAGCAGCGTTTCTGATCTTTCAAAATTATCGTTGGACACAGGCTGGATGGTCGAAGTAACGATAGCGAAtcttattaaatgaaattgataCGATGAAATAAGCGAGCGTTGAATCGTGCTACACTTGTTACAATTAGTTCAACCATTGATGCGGAAACGCGTATTAACGTTCGATATAGGAAAGGCAATGTGATATTAGAAACAGagtgttattttaatttcaagagTGGCCAGATCTCCAACACCGAAAAATACTTCAAAGTACGCCTCATGCATTCCCGTATACAATCGATAAGAAACAATAACGTAATGCGAGTACGAGATTTCGCATTCCTACAAAGCTCTCGTAAAATCGTGGCATAAGATCAACGGTAAAACAGTTAGATGCGTGACAAGCAATAATTCGTTCGCGCGAATGAGAATAAAACAGAGAATAGGGTTTGAAGTAAGTACAAAGAGGAGAGTCTTGTGGAATTGTAAGATACCCAACCTGAGTTACATTCGATCAGgatagaaagatgaaagattgcgggagagaaacgaaagaaaagaaaccaaaaagaaaaagaaaaaaggaagaaaaaacaggaGAAAAAGGTCCATCGTCAAACACCTACCCCGCCATGTACACCGAGTTTGCCGAGCTTCGCTCCCGATCGTCGCGATCGTTGTTTCGTCGACTCGTCGACCGACGTAATACCGACTACTCCGAAAGTAGCGTgggggggaggaggagggttCGTTTCGGGTGTTTACGAATGTCGTGTGTCGAGATTAGAATCGAAAGGAAGATTTACTTACCCTATGATGGAATTGGTGGCCATCATGAAGTCCGTGTCGTGGCCGTTCATCACATTCGCTTTGAAAAGTTTTGACTTTGTTTGTATATTAAGGAACTTATCAGGACTAACGCGCAGTCGATACACGGCGCTCGTACTCTCTCCGACTTGAAGCGTATCGTTCAAATGTGCAGTTAAATTATTGAGATCATGAGGGTGGCACAAATCCTTTATCGTCGTACCGATCAAGTCCTGCAAAACGACGAGGAGACCGATTGTAAGAAGCCACGGAGGAGGAACGGTGCGTTGAAGGGTCGAACGAATCCTCTCAGACTTCGCGCGCGTTTACGTAGGTGCAATCGCAGATTCGAGAAACGACGATACTCGAGAAATGACAAAAGGGACCAAAGCTTTCGGTCGTCGCGTGGGAAAGAAAAGTCTTACATACCCTTACCTTGGTCAGATACTTGGCATAAGCGGACGACAACCAACTAACGTCGACCGCGATGATCTTGCCCGCTGTATCCAATTTAACGGTGAATTGCTCGATCGGTGTACCTACGGGCTTCTCGTTCGGTGGTATTCTACGTGCCACGCACATTACGCAAGGACCGATGTCTGGCGATTCGGAGGACACGTCGCCGCTCTCGAGTCGCTCGGTATTACTCGGCAATAGCGCCGAACAGATTTGCATGGACTCGTATTTCGATACCCGTTGTTGCTTCTCCTCCATCGTCTCGTCTTTGTCATCGGGAGGCTTTACCAGGAAGCGGCAATTGAAAGTACGATTCCTCGTTTGAGGCTGCGGCTCGCTCGTCCAGCCTGTGATAAGCGTAAACAAGAAACGAAATCAAACGAATTTTCTTGAGAGAAACGACGAGTACGTTCTACCGGCGAAGGGATAACCCGATCAACGCGAGACATATCCTCCCGATTGATCCAATCCCGACATAATTATCGATCGCAAACGACGTTTGCGCGGCTTTCGTTATCGAGATACCGACCTAATGACATGGGCAACAACGTAGGCATGAAGGTGTTGTGATCTCCATGatgtatgatattatatatatcctttcccAATACATCGTCCTTCGTATAATTGATATACTGGGTAATGTTATCCGTTACGTATTCCACTCGTCCCTCGCTATTTAAGACGAACAGGAAGCCGTCTAACGCctgcaaaaataaagaaagaagaagcaaataTAGATACACAGTTACACGTGGGTATCGTTAAATACGATGGaacaaaagggagaaagagagagagaaagaagtcgTCGGGCGAAAAGGAAAGCAAGTAGGTACCACCTTTCGTAGGAAGCTGTTAATAGTCTTACGAACAGTATTCTTTTTGATATCAGCCTAACACACGCGCACAGACGTACACGAGCATAGCTCGTACTATTTCCTTACGTGGCCAAGCTGTTCTCCTTTTAACAACTTCCTGCAAATAATTGATCGAGATCGGATCTAAGCCGCGTTCCGGATTGTTAACCGACACGCGGTGATtgttgtcttcttcttcttcttcttctcttaaatATCAGTCTCTAAGAAGAAGACGATGTCGACGCACGATTGCGTTCAATTAACCATCGAGAGCGTAATGCATCGGTCGAAATTTAGACGTTCCGTCCTCGTCGTTCTTGCTTACCTCCAATAAGATAGGGCCAACTTGATCGTTGGACAGTATGTTAGGATTCGACGAAGATACTTCCCCTTGTTGCACGGCATGACTGTTGGAACCCTCTTGTTGCCTGATGTGCCGAATCTGTAAGGCAAAGCGTTGCTGTCAGAAAATAAGCGTTGACGTATTTTAGTAAGCATAAATGCATAGTCGGCACGTGGTAGGTTGACCTACTAAAACTGGATGGTAACCATCAAAAATCTGATTATTTTGCAGGAagcttttttatcttatccgACGAAAGGGGGGGGGGACAGGAAAGACGGAATATCcggtaaaaagagaaacgtgtttttattttctttcttgttttttcgaattaaatattattcacgaaaaaaggaaaggaaaggaaaaggtaaAGGATACGACGAGCGAACGTTACTCGCGCTAAAACCTTTATATCGCACGAGTTTTCACGGCTCGATATTACGTAGTAGTATCCGACGACGAGATCCAACATATCGACGAGAAGAAATTTTGTACGAATGACGCATACCGCTCCGATGCACTCCACGCGCGCGCACTTCGACTCCTACAAATGCAGTTTCATTTGTCTCTCCGAGTCGAAAAAGGAACGACGCGCCGACGATgctaaaaatttttataacgtaAATCAGCAGTCGAGCAAAGCTTTCACCGCTTATTCtagatttcgaaaaataaaaaaggaaagaaagagaaagaaggaaaaagaaaaacaaacaccTTAAAAGACGTACAAAGAATCCTGCATTCTCTTTCGCCGAATATACGTtctattcgtttttctcttgCCGCGTCGTCGCAACTTCACGCGCAAAGATAGTACGAAACGCCGCTTCGACGACGCGGTGGATCCTTCGAAGTTTGcgtttttaaatcgaaatcgaGCTCGAATCGCACGCGATTGTATAGACGTCCCTTCGTAAAAATGTGTCCTTTACCTTTAGAAATCGTTCGACGTaaggagaacgagagagaaaaagaaacgattagaTGCGCGCGACGAAGGGAAATTCATCGACGTCGAACGTCGAGCCGATCGtgcaaataaatgtaaatgaagaagaaataagaagaacgcACGTTTTCGcgattcgttcgattcgaCGACGATCGCGATAGTACCTAAACGGGCAGGCAAGGCGgacgaacgagaaaataatcaGGTTGGGTGACCTCCAGCCGCCATTTTAAAACCAAAATAGTCACGTGTTCTGGAATACTCTATATACAATGGATGCATCCACGAGGCGCAGTTTGGTTGCAACGATATCGCCTCGTCGTTTGCACTTTCGCCGAGCGTTCGTAAAAGTTTCAAACCGATCGGACGGCTCGATCGAATGACTCATCGAGCGAGATTTAACGAATCGAAAGCGACGAACGATACTCGCCGAGGAAGATAAATTCGCAAGATATATTCTACGTTAGGACCGTCGACCGTTTACGTATTCGATCCTtgagaaattcgatcgataggCGTTAACGCTATGTGTCATAATCAAAGATTCCACGTAAAAAGAAGAGCGTTATCCGCAAGGGTCGCTTCATTATTTCGTACGGAAAGCGCGAGTAAGGTAGGTCAAGCTAAGACGTAGCGCATGAAATTCATGAGACGACGTTTCGAACAATGGGCGAGAGGTTCTCCTAAAGTTCGTAAGCATCGCCAACGATAACGGAataagatcgaaagagagCCAAAGACGATCCTGTTCGAGATGAGTCATTTTCGTTCGGTGCATCGTCCCCGATGCCGGTAAGAAGATCCCCCGAAGAGCTTATCTCttcgagaggaagaaaggtaagagataaaaagatttcatCGAGGATccgtcgaaagaaagaaagaaactaccTCGGACATCGTCGTAAATACGTCAGAGAGAACTTACCGTTGCAGAACGTACGGTAGGGGGTGGGGAACTGGCGGCACGCGAGCCGCATGCGGCTCTTTCTCCTATTTGCCTGTTCCGGTAAGATGGGAGGAGACGATCCCCCCACCCCCTCTGTCGAAGCTGGCTCCTCTATCGCCTCGCGAGCCGCACGGCTTTTGTCTTTAACGAGATGCATGGATTGGTGGCTAGTGAACGGTGGGGAAACGGATTGATTGACGGCGAGGATCGTGCGGCTCGCGGAGGAGAAGAAGTTGCCCACCCCTGACGtacgcgaaagaaagagaacaaaaaaataagagagaagttCTCTGCAAAACCGACCGACATTCATGGTCGCCGAAGGAAAGGGGAGAAGTGTCGAGCGTCCTTGAGCTCGTATTTCGCGGCTCCGATAGATCGCGCTCGTAATCTCGATGGATTTAAACGGACGGACGTGCGGCTATGACGAGGACGACTAAGACTATGGCTATGACTATCAAAACGGAGATGCGGACGAATAAGAGTCAACGACGGCGACGATGACGGTAACGATGACGGTGACGGTGACGATGACGCTGACGCTGACGGTGACGGTGGTAAAAATGGCGACAGTAAAGAAGATGTTGCTGCTGCGGCTGCCGCtgttgatggtggtggtggtggtggtggtggtggtgNNNNNNNNNNNNNNNNNNNNNNNNNNNNNNNNNNNNNNNNNNNNNNNNNNNNNNNNNNNNNNNNNNNNNNNNNNNNNNNNNNNNNNNNNNNNNNNNNNNNNNNNNNNNNNNNNNNNNNNNNNNgtggtggtggtggcggtggtggccTCGAAAAGTCGGTGACTCCACCGAGTCCGACAAACGGTGTGCGATGTTGCCGCTAGTCGTTTCACGATGGCACACGCATATGCGCGTGCgcgtgcatatacatacatatgtacgagtATCGCGATACCTCTAGCTCCATTTTAGCGTGATAAATTCTTAACTCTCTTCCTCCCCTGAATTCTTTATAAAGTACAAtttatgaagaagaaaaaatccaaACGAAGGGAGCAGCtaaaaatggataaaaaagaaacctcGTTCGTCGCTTTTCGTACGCATAGATATACCTTCTTCTTATCGAGGTCAAAGTCCGCTCTAGACCTAGAGAATCGAGAAGAAGATCGAAATACGAGGCTGCGAAttctttcgattcgtttctcCTCTCAGGAGACTCGATCGTTGctgccgccaccgccaccgccgccgccgccgccgtcgtcgtcgtcgtcgtcgtcgtcgtatctCTTTGCCTCCTCaccctccttttcctctccctttcctaCTAGCCGCCTGTCGGTGCCTCGCTGAAAGATCGTGCGCAACGCGTTACTGCGCACGTGACGTCACGCAGATCCATGCTCAGGTAGCTCTCTCGGGTTGTAACGCCGCGAAAAAGGACGCTTCCTATTGATCTCAGTGACGTCACTCAAGGTCACGTCACGAGTTCTGTCCGTCCGTCCAACCGTCTACTCTCCGTCTTGTTgcactatctatctatccatccatctccctctttctcgctctctcctaAGCTTTCTCTCACTATCTTTGCCATtcatactttctttctttagttttCATCGTTACGTCGCGAATACCGTTGCAAAATCAGAACGTCTCTTTCCAGAGACGACCGAGTCCCTTCCATCGAACGTACCTGCGCAAATAGACTAGACAAGCCGACAACGGCCCCGACGAATCTACGAAGATCGATTGGATCTATCGAAAAGTTCTGTTCGCTTAGAGTACGAAGAAAACGCATCTATCGGTATCGACGAAAAACTAGACATTGTCGATCGAATCGTAAAACTATTAAAGATCAAACATTATCCTGCGTAggatacgtaaaaataaaattcaaaaagaaaagtgcaAAGATGCGTTTTCTGTTATTTCCGAAACAGATgcgcaaaggaaaaaagagaatgaagaagaaggcaCAGCGCGAGCgaagtttcgtttcgtttcgttacgAAGCTGTCGCCTTCGGAATCGACACGTGCTCGGCCGTGAAGCGCACGATTCTAGCGCAACGTGCTCGCGCGAGAGAGTTAGTCGGCGAGTGACGGTGCGCGTGTGTGCtgcgtgtgagagagagagagagagagacagagaagacgGGAAGTCGTaacccttctctttccttcgacgcgatacacgcacgcacgacgCACGcactcgcgcgcgcgcgcacacatcCATTCCATAGCCGGTAACCGGGCAAAGTACGGACACCTTTCTGCGATTTGCGAAACTCTGCCACGAGCCACGAGCAGCGAGACagctctctcttcttcctcgagaAACGAGATCGATGCTTGTCGCATTTGTGCCAGCGACGCCAAAACTGAACCTCACGAACGTGTAACTCTATTGCCGAATCATAATTCGATGCGCTGCGTAAAGTAAGCCTAACAGGATTTCATCGAATCGCTATATAACGTTATCGCGATATAACTTTTGCATCGTTCCCAGCGTGATACGACGATTGTCTCGCAAGAACGTTGAAACGCGCGTAACGTctcctaaaaataaaatcgtgcATAATCTTGTCATCGGTCGGCTCGTCACTCCAGTAAAACGAAGATTGATTCGAAAACAAAAGTAGAATGTTATCGACTAGATCGGACGAATATTTTCGTCGGaagattatttcattcgtCGGAGAGAATTTCAGGGAATCTGGAACACTCGCGGCGACTTTTTTCTTGGTGCCATTGACGTGGCAATTTAGACGGAAACGACGATAAtctcttcttcgattttcctcttcttcctccgcTCTGCTCCATCGGACGCACAACGATCGCGTTCGTACGCACGAAGAGGTGCATACGTTCGAGCGACGCGTAGCAGGATCGAttcaacgagaagaaaaaaagacgcgCTTGGCCCAGATTTAGAGATATCTCGCTCGGTCGACGACTCGAGGAGTAGCCTCGTATTATACCTTTACTTTTGCTTTACAAAGAAAGCAAAAGCCCTTTCTCCGCGGAGTCATTCTCGATCGAGCAGCGTTTCTAAAAAGACCCAAGTTTTTAATCTTCCATAACGCCATCAAACTTCGAAAGATCGCGTATACAGGTGTAACTACGCCGACGACTCGTCGAATCTGCTACGACCTATATTCCGTActtggggaaaaaaaaaactttagaGAAAAACGTTTTCAACTGGAACGGTTTCGCTTCGAAACGACTGCATCGGTATGCCCGTGGCTATCAACGGCACGATATCCCACGGACATCCTGGAAGGAACTCGGTAATCCCGCCTACGCGACGTTTCTTCTAATCGCGAGTAGACCCTCGCTTCGCGATACTCGATTCGTTCCAATCGACATCTCTCAATCGCGCATCGATGAACCTTGTCCGTCCAAAAGCCCGAATCCAACTACTacgaattatatcgaaaaaaatgcAAACGTTTGTACCAcctctatacgtatatacgtacaattaGTAATCCATAACACAAAAGACGTAGAAAACGAGGTCGTCGTAGTCGATCGACGATTACTAATCctcgatcgaaagaataatGGACGATTACGGAAGGACGGGACAATCGCGTCTTATTTACGCAAGCGGATGCGTCAGAGCGTCGACGTTTCTAACTCTCCTAATCTCCGAATGCTCAAGAACAAAGACCGCTTCGACGAATTTTAAGAAAGCGATGAATCGAACTAtatcgctctctttctttcccatcgaagaaaatact
The DNA window shown above is from Vespula pensylvanica isolate Volc-1 chromosome 18, ASM1446617v1, whole genome shotgun sequence and carries:
- the LOC122635426 gene encoding nuclear receptor coactivator 1-like isoform X9 gives rise to the protein MSIATAENAGPSPCELLDPLWVKMSAITGSIGKKRKKSDAKPQSQINKCLNEKRRRNQENLYFDELAELISATDMSSGKTDKCQILQRTVDQIRHIRQQEGSNSHAVQQGEVSSSNPNILSNDQVGPILLEALDGFLFVLNSEGRVEYVTDNITQYINYTKDDVLGKDIYNIIHHGDHNTFMPTLLPMSLGWTSEPQPQTRNRTFNCRFLVKPPDDKDETMEEKQQRVSKYESMQICSALLPSNTERLESGDVSSESPDIGPCVMCVARRIPPNEKPVGTPIEQFTVKLDTAGKIIAVDVSWLSSAYAKYLTKVRDLIGTTIKDLCHPHDLNNLTAHLNDTLQVGESTSAVYRLRVSPDKFLNIQTKSKLFKANVMNGHDTDFMMATNSIIGPLQESQSSSTLTGNNAAAAAAAAAAAAAAASAANNTGVNSNVNGNGATSVAIAAAATAPVILPGLNAKRIEEGKSGCPTSGTMDNATARTNASTPAETQNSVVSTESGRLRNLLTKGSSASEDSQDNANNDSDNQNKHRILKILLNQQDEDDYHSEHNNKMRTSPSNMPKPNMEHSKSSLGNNMLLQLLNEKNDDEDEEARAGLKKRNELLQQLLKDQDEERKLQEQQTRDDDPLLRSLGFRNSTPSPSQSGSDHSGLGSTAQVGQKRPGDDGDLNIAVKRPMDGSHQVSSTGTNASTNATSKLWEKNKMLASLLAKQPPQPTTIPPIPASVISATPQDKLPRGGGGSDRLKQHQSQQQQQQQQQQQQQQQQQQQQQQQQQQQQQQQQQQQQQQQQQQPWTGGHMQTVGGNNAITTTATSARTPLQSQSRQLPRQATNTYLSHMLSQQQRPQLGQVDSEFGDSGEYRQTCTDPTTWDNQSSDPDLSDILDQVIEFVPDEAITDSSAIANLLDVIEAPQNNAMNEKMAINAIQKSLMLCETAVNPTSSTITIPGTPPAYSTALVTTPVTTSHSYQPPPMYQQQARMRFNAQLVVRQTTAQFTQQQQLQLQQQRSKLIQQQQQQQLKQRLLQQQQQQQLLIPSNATATDQITTGIHNIDNLLNNTVAPNVSLQRSSVPDSQVSPGYGGSVQITSGHRLAHSYSHPSTLPQHPIVNNNFNSGQQVSAAAARLSPHSPANILSFSHPQPLSPRVTQGNYGTTPRLFNVNQVRSQQQPTAQQQLQQQQRSMPSPGTPASARQSPFPAETFPPPTSPTASQFPPGPNPGAPNPTAQYRLQRTTSTPSATTQLPGGVGSPRHYGGVNKEQPLLSPSHPHSGCPATPTHNQHNATNTQHFSNQQHSSMIYHTTANTINTPDMQNNQFCYDRTSVPLYSSGDTQDVRSLPPGNPVNHHMGGNASTTGSMTSEFVRQELRAIVGARTQQQQQQQRVPNSIPNNLSGQVSQDDLEALGLTFEMSTAGETVVNDGPAKSWAIGSTGSAPSSSRTTMEEAVRGDPKSSLLQKLLSE